Part of the Vigna radiata var. radiata cultivar VC1973A chromosome 11, Vradiata_ver6, whole genome shotgun sequence genome is shown below.
TGGCTTTTGGGCAAGACATTTTAGGTCCATTACAACAATACCAATGATGCCTATATAAACCGCTATAAAAATGACAATCAAATTCCCTCTCAAGAGAATTTTACCCTGTATGCACTAAAGAACTGATATACACAACCAGTTAGAAGCCACAACAGTAACTGCAAATAATCAAAACAGCTATCGATGCATGATAACAGTACACAGCAGCAGCAACTGTATAAGACTGTGTCAAAGTGTATTTAACAAGCTGTGCCTATTATACCGTGAATCAAAAGTATCCAGATTCCTCAACATGGCCGCTAAAAACTTTCCTGACTCAATCTTCTACACCTCCTCTTGACTGAGGTTGCTACTTTTTAAGATGTTATACTTGCAGAGAGGGCAAGTGGCATTAATATACAGCCATTTATCCACACAGACACAGTGAAAATGGTGACCACAAGGAAGTTCTCTTAACTCAACCCCATCGTCATAAGAGGAAAGGCAGATGCAACATTCctgtatgaaaaaaaataaaattcagaatGGTAGTGACTGATAAGGCAGCCATTATTTCCAGCACTAAGTtactatatcaaaattttctaaTCAGGCACTAAAACCATAGTCAATTTCCTCATGTTTGTAAGGTTATGGTGAGAGAAGAAACCATCAATTCAGTTCTTTTGAAGTATTACTCTCTCTCCTATATAGTCCCTAAAGTAATAGAATCGCACAACTAATTCCTTAAGATCGAATACTAGTATATTCTACTAAGGTTAGGGATACATTCGATGGACTttccaatagttgggggactatttattatgatttttaatattttatttgaggaTTAACGGTATTTAGGAGAGAAAGCAATATTTTAGCGATGTAAATAGATCGTTTATCCAATGATGAACATATTCCACACAAGTCAAGCACGCTAcaaacaacatatttacaaattgCAGTTTGTGATCAGAAGACAAAATTGTATTTCTACATATAAAAACTGTGGTAGTAACACTAAAAACAGTATGCAACAAAGAGTCTCTTTGAAACATGGATTTCTGTTTGAAATATGCAAAACAATTAGTCTGATTGGTAAATTTCTCCATAAACACGTttagacaaagaaaaagaaaagatgaaatacatatctttatgaattaaaattaacttgtgTATAAGTTAAAAATCTTCTTTTAGAGAAGTAATATGAAAGTTTCTGCAGATTAgctaataaaaacttatttcattttttcctaCTATTTTTCCCAACTATAAATGCTTATGACACAATTTTGCCAAACAGGCCCAATATATATTACGAGACGAAGCAATAAAACCGACTGAAATGGGTTACGCCCACACATAACATTTATGTCATACCGCATCCTCCTCGGCAAGAACATGTTCCATAGGTGACTCAGCGTGGCATTCAGTCATTATTCCTCCAACAGGCCCCTGTATAGTTCCGGTAAATTTCTCATTGCTTTGAATTCTCCggaatttaaattttgacaaCTGCTCAATGTCTTCCTTTGATGCTCCTTCCTGTTTTTTCCAGACAAGGACATTAGTaagtaacaataaataaatagatagatagataacaataaaatcacccatttaACATTCCTATGCTACACAACATTCACCATGTCAATAATATTAGTGGTACATTCACAATCAACACCCTCCTAGGATTTTCAAAGTACCATTAGACTTTTGTTGCAGAATTTAtcattagaataaaataaattaaaaatccaaCTTAGAAGTTTTGGGTTTTCTCTCTAGATCCCATCTCtctaattttataagaaaataatatttacgaTATTGCCTCGCCTACATCCTGAAAAATCTGAAAAATAGAGATGTATAAACAGTCTCTAAGGGTTTCCTGTGTGCATACAAATAGAGGACCTAGTGAGAGCACCTAAATAATAGGATTATGTGTGTATGATATCCATTATGCCTTTGTATACTCTAGCAATGAGTCATGTTCACTGTGTTAGTAAACAGTCAGTAGTACAGTAGCAGGGCAAGTCAAACTAGTTAACGTTGTGAAACACCTATCAATTTAACACTTGTTTAATCTGTCAATTCATGTGTTCTACAAATGCACCAGcattaaatttatagaaattattaCTATATATGTTGAAATGGTTAAATTTGCAAAGTTACTTCAAAGATTACTGATCAGCAACTTCCTACCCACTTTTATACAGAATACAGTGCTTCCATCTGAGAAAGTAGATTCAATAGCTTTACAGACGTCAAAAGAAGAACAGCTAAATGACCAATGAAACATGACTTACCTGGTCTGCAACTGCGTATAGAAGTGCAATGATACATGGCAGGCAACAGCAAACAGCGATACCAATGATACACGCCAGTGCaacacagaaaacaacaaagaaaacatcaaaACCCAGGAAAATTATGCATAGCCTGCAACACATGTAGATTCAGTCAAAagtatttaactaaaataagaaaatatcagCAGATTTTCCAAAAGATGAATAATTAAtaggtttaattaaattttaagctCCTcataaatttgagtattttcaactttttggTTTATTGAATActccattattttatatttttcaattgagtctTTGTTGTCTAATTTTCCATGAACTAGATGATGTGACTGTTATCTTATCCATTTATCTTGCTTATTTGTCTTCACGTGTTAAGAAATGTGGAGCTTTtgtaattgatataaaataatattgtaattaatataaaacgaggagtgatttttattattttcattacaaACATGCTGATGACGAGAACGTCATGTTGTTCAATCGATTCCATGTCATCATCTACAACTACCAAGGGAGCGTCACCGTCATTACCATTGAAGTAGGCGACAATAAAAGTCCCTTGTTACCCAACATGTTTTCAatgaaagcaataaaaaatCATCCATTGTTTTACACTAATTCcaataccattttatattaatcacaaaACCTCACATTTCTTAATACATGAACACATATAAGCAATACGAGTGGGGAAACATAACAGTCATGTCATCCAGTTAAAGGAAAAATTAGACAAATTagactcaattaaaaaatataaaaaaaaattgagtactcaatatacaaaaaaaaaattaaaaagggcTTAATTAAAATACCCAAAATTTATGAAAGgcttgaaaattaattaaacctaaataacaATAGATATATCATATATGAACAATAGGAATGAGAGAGAATAAGGGGGCAAACCAGTAAAGCTGAGGAGAATCTTGGGCTAATTCTTGACCACCGGCTGATACCCAGTAGAATCCAATAATCCACCAAACAAATGAAAACATTGTATTGGCTGATTCCAAATGCTTTGCAACACTGATGACCAACAAGCAGCAAATTAATGCACAAAATTACAATTACATTGTTCAAAATTTATGAGAAAAGAGGTTACATtgataaataatagtaaaattaaaatatcttgtTTGTAACTAAAATACATTTTGTTGAACTAAGTAATCCTCTTCATTTTCTGACTGGATGTGGATTATAAATTAGATGAAACATCCAATTTTACAAGGAACGATTAATACACTCAGCGGAAGGTTGAGTTGGCGAAGATTGGGTGAGAGGCCGAGCAGAGACTATcgtgaaaataaaagaaaaatgcaagAGAAAGAATGTGTTGTCAATGAATACTGGTAACAATAACTGTTGCTTTAGCACAAAACAATAGTGTTTGGTACAGAATGACATCAGAGATAGCAAACAATGAAATAACGCTCTATTTGTtccctttctacacccttttaGACCGTACCCGAATTTCATTGGAATTTGGATATTGTGAGGTGCTTAAGTCCCACGTCACGTACTATGAGATATTCGGTAGAATATTTAAGTGCCTGGGTACTTCACgaaattgtaatttttagagtccatgttaaaattttgtaatagttaattatattttgcatATTTGAAATTGTTACTTAAAATTTGGacttaggcctaactcaacctacAAAATTGACTGTCCCAAAGGAGACTAGAACTATGGGAAACTTGGGTTTACTGCAACTAAGACAACTTTCCAAAGTGCCACACCCAGGACTACTAGCCTGGAGTGTGGTAATGCAAGCGGCCCAACAATGAATTTAACGTGCTCTGTTGTTCTAATACCATTTTAGTATTTGAACTCATGGTATCTTTGCCATAAAAAGGAGCTTATTCAAAAGCAAATGCCTAGCTCTCTCATAAttcttctaaattttatttttgactggtgcataagttaattttaactcATGGAgaagtcaattttatttttttcttcatatcttTTTCCTATAATAAGTTCTTATACTGAAGTTTGTCTAAAGATGCCCAAAACTAACTTATAAGGTGAAGAGTAAGGACCACCTTAGTCTTATCAGCTTTGTTGAAGTcatatttttagttgatgtaATACTGAACACCATGCTTTAGACCGTAATTAAGACAACCCAAGAAACCACAACCAAGGTAGGTTAGGGGTGAATACCGTTAGGGTCGCTTCTAACACAATTCTAAATACAATGTATGTGCTAAACAAAAAGGGTAATCCAGTGCCCAAGTACCAGAAGTGAGTTAGACAAAATTCAATCTCAAAAGCTTGATCAAGAAAGGAGGATTGTCCAGTTCTTGTAAAGGCTACCATCGCCATTCCTAACCAATGTGAGATATCTTCAACTTTTTCCTCACAAGTAAAGAGACTGTTTCAGGATTTGAGTGCATAACATCCAAGTCAAAAGGTAACGGCAGGTTCGCCTCACACAAgctaaaaacaataattaaaactaaatggCCTGTTTTCTAATATCTAGGTCTAATTCCAGTTCCAATAGCCGAATGAGCTTAAGAGAACCAAGGCTGAAATCTGAAATGCAGTCAATTATATCCCATACGGTTTAACATCGATCCTTTCTGGTACATAATCATACACGCTTAGACCGGTGCTATGAGAAAGTATATAAAAGAACCCCTTTAACAGAAAATTAGATTACATGGCAATCTATGTCTTCTCGTTTTACAGTcaaactttacatttttttaacttttcattcaCTCAGTATTCGGGAGAGACTCGGGCGTTCTTCAAATTCATTAAGCTTTCGACGGTAAGTGTTCCTAAAGAGAAGGCTACGATAGCCACATTACCACTTAATCACAAATTCGACTAACATGGCAACACTCTCTCACACCTTATATTTCGTTTATGTAACACGGAATTCCAAAAGTTCACTTGACAGTCTTAATAACTCTTCATCCATCAACACAAGTATCTGTACCAGCAAACTATTtgccaaataaaataaataaataaaccatcTAAAAAAAGGGTGAAGAAACTCACCTAGTACCCTCCTCATCGAGTTGCCCCAACGACACATACTGCGCAGAGCCAGAAGCAGAACCCTCCCTCGAAGATGAACTCAAATTTCCACTGCTGCTCCCAACTCTGTCCTGCGCTGAAACCGACGCGGTGTCGCGTTggttcctcctcctcctcttaTACTCCACGCAAACGCAAACCATGTGAAGAACGCATTGCATAGCGTACCCTAAAATCCACAACCTCAGAGGCATCCCCGGCGCTTCGCTCGCGCTCAAAACCAACACGGTCCCCGCCACAACCACGAACGCGAAGTTCCAAACGATGTCCAGAACAACCACCGGCTTCGAATACGCCCAATCGCTCTGCCTCTCCTCCAATTGCTCCGCCGCCGCCTCGCGGACCAGCATCGATGGCTCGCGCATCATTCTGCGCCCGCTCGCCTGCCGGAGGAACCTCGCCGCCTGCCGTAGCCTCTGCCGGCGAGCAAATCGACGGCTGGCGGTGAGCTCCTCAGAGGAACCGCCAGAATTGGCCAGAAGCGGTGTCGAATCGACGATATCCTCAGAAGAAGGGCTCGGGGACCTTGTCGTCGGCATGTTTGAGCTTCTTGAGATTGAGAAACAGATACGGAAAGCGACTCGCCGAGTCCACTATTGACTCGGTTCAGAACATGGAAAATTGTTGTTTGCACCGAATTGTGGTTTTGATTGTGGCTTTGTAGAGATGAACGAAGGAATGaatgattgtggttttgatttGAACGGAACGGAAGAGATACCTTACCTATCTGTAAAAGGGTCTTTGAAATTTGCAAAACAAAATCCGTAATGATGATTTCATGACgacaatgtttttttctttttcctttttttttttatttctaactgCGAATGAATTTAGGCGGATGTTTGTCCTGTTTACATTTCATGTAAAATATAACACCTTATCTGTAAATCCACAAACAtccttttttataaatgaaaattaagtttttaataattactttccaagttttttcttaaatgcTACGGTTAGGTACAATATTCTGATTTCATTTATTCCTTAATCAATTTAGCTAACGTACCAAATTACTTCTACAACTtatatgagaagaaaaatattatacaaatataaataaatttggattatttttatgttatttaagggtttttatttcatgaaattgaaaatagtttctgtcaaaattttaatataatttggtctttaaattttaaaagtaaatcaatataatcattcttaatttaatgttattacattttttttattttattaaatgattttctaaattaatatttgagttataacgtaaaatagtgtaaacaatttaactattatattaaaatttgtttgatatattaaaaaactttaatataactgagatttaaatgtattaaaatttaaagtaaaaatgaatTCTAACTTATAAATTTCcgtattaaacatatttaatcttttatttgattaaaaatatatttcgaaAGGGTCTTGAATCAATTAAGATTatgctttcaattattttttttcaacttttatatattaatgttcaATTAATGACCCTTGCAAATGTCtgtgaatataataaatataagttaatgatatttcttattttgttaagtaaagtaaatattaactatttatGTTCGCATTTGGAAAGTAAACATAATTTATGACCTAGTTAGAATGATATAagatatatgaaataaattatttaaaaatatttacgaCGATGTTGGATaagttattttgttgatatttttcttataagggtaaaatatgtttgtttttttaatattaaattaatattttttatattttaaattttgatattttagtatttaaattttaaaaataaattaacataattttatgcgtattaaataatgttttaattaactgtatcaaaatttaaatcagaaataaattttatatcgtcttgaaaaaaaaacatttaactcttataataataacaaaatataataagttttttgaattaattaaccATTTAAATATTGAGTGAAATTAAGACAAAGATACATTATATCAGGACTATTCAAAAGTTTACGaaacttaaaacaaatttaaaaacgatatctttgtatttattaataaaattatttatgttcaaatatatcaaaatttcagaaaacttaaaataaacttaaaaataatatactcttactaataaaatgttttattataaaaattaataatcatttataaaaaattaattaaattttattttcaaatatacttttataattgatttagtAGAAATATATTagtgataattttaatttttttttcttaagtttaaATCAAAGGTTTTGTCTACTTTGACCTTAATTAGTAGCCAGGGTGTTGAGAAGTTTATTGGAAAAAAACAGTAAATGTAAGAGAAGCTAAGAAATTATCATAACACGTGATATATGATATGACTAAGCATTTTAAACAGTTCAAacattttgttactttttctataaatcttttaagacaaaataaaatgtttctATGTGCGtatcatttataacaaaaaaaaaaaatccaacttcaatttttttctcgaCGCTAACCATACATTCAACAACAAAAGAATCATATAGAGACATACAACTAATggtttaaataagttttaaagtgttatatatatattatttctttaattttaaaatctaagtatacgatgttttcaaaatttaatctttcCACCTAAAACAGGACCTACCATCAATCACAAATTGAACAATTAATTATAACTCGAATTATTTAGTAAACCATCGGTAAACTTGATCTACCATCAAATAAATTGGTCAAATATGAATCAAAATAAAGTAATCTGATTgttgattaaataataaaatataattacttgtAATTAAATAGTGATTagatcaatattaattaaaaatttatacataaatttttgaagtaaaaaaaagtaaatgatttacattttttacatcattaattattaactgtcaatattaaacttattaattattaaccGTCAATTTTGGATTGACTTTGACATGGAAATATTTTTGCATATACTTTTTCAATAACTCTAGATAAACAGTTTTATCTAACATttgaacttgaaaaaaaaattggactTAGGACGAAATAACAGGATTCATCTCAACCCATACTCGAAACTTAATTTAGTAAATGTGTGAGGTTATAGTCTGGGTacattatctttaaaaaaaaaacccaaattaaTAGGTGACGAAATTGTAAAGGTTAGCACAGGAAAATTACACAgataaaaacattgaaaatcCATTCCAACACAACATATATTTACGTATGTCagtatttataagaaaaatgatattttaacaccattttttataccattttaacattgtacatgtgtcaaaatatgattggacgatttcaaattaaaaaagttgaggcagggatatatttggaagagaaaaaccaaagtttggttttttaatttaaaatcgtccaatcacattttgacacgtgtacaatgtcaaaatggtgtaaaaaaatggtgtcattttcctatttataaTACGGCACAGACAACCCAGGCTTGTCCAAACGACCAGAAGCAGGGTAAGCCCTGGTAGTGAAGTTTGCGTGTGATGATGCTACCCTTTGAAATCCATTATCATGAAGCGAGTAGCTGTTAGAAGATGAACTTGACCTCTGGTATTCGGTGGGCCTCTGCTTTGGAGCACTCACAGATCTTACCTTTGCCATTGATGATTCAGTGTATGCCATGTAACTCGGATAATCAGGTTCAGAATAATCACTCAGATGGCTCTTGGTAGGAGTAAAAGGGCTTCTTTTGGAGCCACCATTTTTAGAAGAAGAGGATAAAGTACGAGGACTATTGTCAGCACCACACGACGAGTTCTCCTCAACCTCGTTCCATTTCACACGTCTTTCTTCGTCCAGGCTACAAGCTCTTGACCACCATCTTCGTTCATGCCATGATTTGTCTTCGTTAACGTTGATATGCATGCGGGACTTTGAGCTGTTTCTCTACAATCACAGGAAtgtttcttttcataatttcacacgctaaataatttaatcatgAACAGAAAGGGTAAA
Proteins encoded:
- the LOC106777911 gene encoding E3 ubiquitin-protein ligase At1g12760, which encodes MPTTRSPSPSSEDIVDSTPLLANSGGSSEELTASRRFARRQRLRQAARFLRQASGRRMMREPSMLVREAAAEQLEERQSDWAYSKPVVVLDIVWNFAFVVVAGTVLVLSASEAPGMPLRLWILGYAMQCVLHMVCVCVEYKRRRRNQRDTASVSAQDRVGSSSGNLSSSSREGSASGSAQYVSLGQLDEEGTSVAKHLESANTMFSFVWWIIGFYWVSAGGQELAQDSPQLYWLCIIFLGFDVFFVVFCVALACIIGIAVCCCLPCIIALLYAVADQEGASKEDIEQLSKFKFRRIQSNEKFTGTIQGPVGGIMTECHAESPMEHVLAEEDAECCICLSSYDDGVELRELPCGHHFHCVCVDKWLYINATCPLCKYNILKSSNLSQEEV